From the genome of Streptomyces sp. NBC_01317, one region includes:
- a CDS encoding glycoside hydrolase family 26 protein produces MTERPHRDARGAALLALALTAVGALLTGAGLWIDRQENAPTPQASCAPTTLLEPPCGAWWGAYVPYAKNGSLTDAVHSLEKKIGRRLDLVYNYHDMSGTARDGTLLTPDEKELGEDRMLMLAWESTVWTEPHHRNWTEKQLGWDKVAAGDFDEEIIDPQARRLKAYGKRVFFSFDQETDFRTPDAGTPEEFVAAYRHIHDRFRQLGVDNVVWVWTVSGYLGNAGLMKKLYPGDAYVDWIGMDQYNYFQCHDSPDWLDFDRSQRPSYDWLRANISDSKPVMLAEFSTAPDPATPDRQRGWYEAIPKTAPTLPKVKALVHWNRPIPGAHCDLTVNKGPALEGYREAGRDGYFNQPLPRR; encoded by the coding sequence ATGACCGAGCGGCCGCACCGGGACGCCCGTGGGGCCGCCCTCCTCGCTCTCGCCCTGACCGCCGTCGGCGCGCTGCTCACCGGAGCCGGGCTCTGGATCGACCGGCAGGAGAACGCGCCCACTCCACAGGCGAGTTGCGCCCCCACCACCCTGCTGGAACCGCCGTGCGGAGCCTGGTGGGGCGCCTACGTCCCGTACGCGAAGAACGGGTCGCTCACCGACGCCGTCCACAGCCTGGAGAAGAAGATCGGGCGCAGGCTCGACCTTGTCTACAACTACCACGACATGTCCGGCACCGCCCGCGACGGGACGCTGCTCACCCCCGACGAGAAGGAGTTGGGCGAGGACCGCATGCTGATGCTCGCCTGGGAGTCCACCGTGTGGACCGAGCCGCACCACCGCAACTGGACCGAGAAGCAACTCGGTTGGGACAAGGTCGCCGCCGGTGACTTCGACGAGGAGATCATCGATCCGCAGGCCCGCCGCCTCAAGGCGTACGGCAAACGCGTCTTCTTCTCCTTCGACCAGGAGACCGACTTCCGCACCCCCGACGCCGGCACCCCCGAGGAGTTCGTCGCCGCCTACCGCCACATCCACGACCGGTTCAGGCAACTCGGCGTGGACAACGTGGTGTGGGTGTGGACGGTGTCCGGCTACCTCGGGAACGCCGGGCTGATGAAGAAGCTCTACCCGGGGGACGCGTACGTCGACTGGATCGGCATGGACCAGTACAACTACTTCCAGTGCCACGACTCCCCGGACTGGCTCGACTTCGACCGCAGCCAGCGCCCGTCGTACGACTGGCTCCGCGCGAACATCTCCGACTCCAAGCCGGTGATGCTCGCCGAGTTCAGTACGGCGCCCGACCCGGCCACGCCCGACCGGCAACGCGGTTGGTACGAGGCCATCCCCAAGACGGCACCCACCCTGCCGAAGGTGAAGGCGCTGGTGCACTGGAACCGTCCGATACCCGGCGCCCACTGCGACCTGACCGTCAACAAGGGCCCGGCACTGGAGGGTTACCGGGAGGCGGGCCGTGACGGCTACTTCAATCAGCCGTTGCCCCGGCGGTAG
- a CDS encoding lipopolysaccharide biosynthesis protein, translating to MAETTRLRGPAGPAGGKPDAAARAGHDSMFRNAYALMLSTGVSAALGLGFWLVAARYYTEEAVGQGSAAIAAMRLLASITATTMIGAVVRYVPRAGRATGSLVLRAYAVSSLVVCVACVVFLLTLDLWGPSYAPLDGLTAGLVFTASCVTWALLTLQDGVLTGLRKAFWVPVGNAVFSIGKLLLLVAFATAMPVLGVFVSWAAAIALSVLPLGWLIFRKLIPRQAAADHNREPLSLSDIGRFLAGDSVGALFSLAMINLLPVMVAVRFDAAHNAFFYTAYTVGGTMEFMAINMASSLTAHASHSPERLAEGVRGALRRMAVLLVPVVLVLVVFAPQVLAPFGPDYAEHGTTVLRLLAAAALPRVVVELYIGVLRVQGRTGMLAVLQGAMCLLVLGSAMFLLGPTGISGAGLAMLGSMTLVALVAAPGLRAALSGRPPRATWLTRVVRRREDPRRGTVPADDEYGTNWARQAAYPHSVRHHRDTGRPALGIAVGAVGPAQAPRAVVRRRAARPPVSRSRAREREERWITLLWLLLGLGAGLFWSPLARVVPLGQDRLTGRELFDALPPLTVAGGVLLIVVQCAAASLVRPRPMLLGTGLLISFASLHSAPPLLGVQPDRASGLWHGPVVDVLADLLDLYVGGGRFDRDDVLRALPVALQLLCLGLAALALWAVRADGRVTAGVLWVLVITGWAAQQPFAAAPVPVFVGLAGVAGATLAVRAFLVRATAGATAD from the coding sequence GTGGCCGAGACCACCCGGCTGCGCGGTCCCGCCGGCCCGGCCGGGGGGAAGCCGGACGCCGCCGCGCGGGCCGGGCACGACTCGATGTTCCGTAACGCCTACGCGCTCATGCTCTCCACCGGCGTCTCCGCCGCCCTGGGCCTGGGATTCTGGCTCGTCGCCGCCCGCTACTACACGGAAGAGGCCGTCGGGCAGGGCTCCGCCGCCATCGCCGCGATGCGGCTGCTCGCCTCGATCACCGCCACCACCATGATCGGCGCGGTGGTGCGGTACGTGCCCCGGGCCGGGCGCGCCACCGGCTCGCTGGTCCTGCGCGCGTACGCCGTCAGCTCGCTGGTCGTCTGTGTCGCCTGTGTGGTGTTCCTGCTGACCCTCGACCTCTGGGGTCCGTCGTACGCGCCTCTCGACGGGCTCACCGCCGGACTCGTCTTCACCGCGTCCTGCGTGACCTGGGCGCTGCTCACCCTCCAGGACGGTGTCCTGACCGGCCTGCGGAAAGCCTTCTGGGTGCCGGTCGGCAACGCCGTCTTCTCCATCGGGAAGCTGCTGCTGCTCGTCGCGTTCGCCACCGCGATGCCCGTGCTCGGGGTTTTTGTCTCGTGGGCCGCCGCCATCGCCCTGTCCGTCCTGCCGCTCGGCTGGCTGATCTTCCGCAAGCTCATCCCCCGGCAGGCCGCGGCCGACCACAACCGTGAACCGCTCAGCCTCTCGGACATCGGGCGGTTCCTCGCCGGGGATTCCGTGGGGGCGCTGTTCAGCCTCGCGATGATCAATCTGCTGCCGGTGATGGTCGCGGTCCGCTTCGACGCGGCGCACAACGCCTTCTTCTACACGGCGTACACCGTCGGCGGCACGATGGAGTTCATGGCCATCAACATGGCCTCCTCGCTCACCGCGCACGCCTCGCACAGCCCGGAGCGGCTGGCCGAGGGGGTACGGGGGGCGCTGCGCCGGATGGCGGTCCTGCTGGTGCCCGTCGTCCTGGTGCTGGTGGTCTTCGCGCCGCAGGTGCTGGCTCCCTTCGGACCCGACTACGCCGAGCACGGCACCACTGTGCTGCGGCTGCTGGCCGCCGCCGCCCTGCCGCGCGTGGTCGTGGAGTTGTACATCGGGGTGCTGCGGGTCCAGGGCCGTACCGGCATGCTCGCCGTCCTCCAGGGCGCCATGTGTCTGCTGGTGCTGGGCAGCGCGATGTTCCTGCTCGGGCCGACGGGGATCTCCGGGGCGGGCCTGGCGATGCTGGGGTCGATGACGCTGGTCGCGCTGGTCGCGGCGCCGGGGCTGCGGGCGGCGCTCAGCGGCCGGCCGCCGCGTGCCACCTGGCTGACGCGGGTGGTGCGGCGGCGGGAGGATCCCCGGCGGGGGACAGTACCGGCGGACGACGAGTACGGCACCAACTGGGCGCGGCAGGCGGCGTATCCGCACAGCGTGCGCCACCACCGCGACACGGGCAGACCGGCTCTCGGGATTGCGGTGGGGGCGGTCGGGCCGGCGCAGGCGCCGAGGGCGGTCGTACGTAGGCGAGCCGCGCGGCCGCCCGTGTCCCGGAGTCGTGCTCGCGAGCGTGAGGAGCGCTGGATCACTCTGCTGTGGCTGCTGCTCGGGCTGGGCGCCGGGCTGTTCTGGTCCCCGCTGGCGCGCGTGGTCCCGCTCGGCCAGGACCGGCTCACCGGGCGGGAGTTGTTCGACGCGCTGCCTCCGCTCACCGTCGCCGGGGGTGTGTTGCTGATCGTCGTCCAGTGCGCCGCCGCCTCGCTGGTCCGGCCCCGGCCGATGCTGCTCGGGACCGGGTTGCTGATCAGTTTCGCTTCGCTGCACTCGGCGCCGCCGCTGCTGGGCGTACAGCCGGACCGGGCGTCGGGGCTCTGGCACGGCCCGGTCGTGGACGTCCTGGCGGACCTACTGGATCTCTACGTGGGCGGGGGGCGGTTCGACCGGGACGACGTCCTGCGCGCTCTGCCGGTGGCGCTGCAACTGCTGTGTCTCGGGCTGGCCGCCCTGGCCCTGTGGGCGGTACGGGCCGACGGCCGGGTCACGGCCGGGGTTTTGTGGGTGCTGGTGATCACCGGCTGGGCGGCGCAGCAGCCGTTCGCCGCCGCGCCTGTGCCGGTGTTCGTGGGGCTGGCGGGGGTGGCGGGCGCGACGCTCGCCGTGAGGGCCTTTCTTGTACGGGCTACCGCCGGGGCAACGGCTGATTGA